The DNA window AGATTTGGGATGCCATATTAAACAATAATAAAATAATCATTTCTTCTCAAAGTGATCCACTTAATAGCAAAACATGGGAACATTTGGAGAAACAGTCGATGGAATATATTCATAATATTTTCATAGAAAATAAAAAAATTATAGAAGATAAGAATGAAGAAAATTATAATAAATATATGTATGTCATTAATGCCCGTTTAGAAGCAGCGGAAAATATAGGAATTGACCATATAAAGAAACATAAAGTTCATTCCATTATAAGAGAAAGAGAGGAATATCAACGCAATTATTCGCTTATTAATAAAATCATCCCCGATTTATCCCCAGTGCTTATGGTCCGCATGGAGTAATGAGATGTTTTTTACAAGATTAAAAGAAATATTTGATAAACTATATGTTCCCCATGTTATTTTTTATGATTGTTATGATTTTTCTAAATATTGTGATTATCTTGTTATTTTAGAATCATTGGGATATAATATAGTTGAATATAAAAATGTTGAAATGTTCAGAATCGAATACGAAAATATTATTAAGAATTCAGAAAATAAATATGCCATAATAATCAATAATAATATTTATGTTCCTTATGACATTATAAAAAATTGTGAAATAATTACATTATCGCTAAAATTGATATTCCCTTACTTGAACAACGCATATTTAGAGAAATACAAGCATGACTTAGATTTAATCAGCTTTGCTTATAAAGAATGTTATTCTGATTTATCAGACGAAAAAGAAACCGAGAAATTTATAACTAATATAGTATTTTCTGATGAAATGATATATCAATATATCATTGAAATTTTAATAAAAAAATTATATGAAATATGTCAAAATGCCCCATCATATTTTGAATGGTTAAAAGCAGGACAGATAAAAGCAAAAATTGATTATTATGGTTCAAAAATAAATACAATAATCGATACAGATTTTTTATTGGATCCTTTTTATAACTATATAATGACTGGTTATGGAAAACTGTCATTGGAATCAAATAATGCATTCCCGGTAATATTATCTAAAGTTCTACCATTCATCGCTAAAAATAAATTTGCTCTTATCGTAATGGACGGTATGTCTTTGTTTGATTTTGAAATATTATCAAGATATTTTGTAGAAATTCAATACGAATATTTTAATTCTTTTGCATTAATTCCGACCATGACTTCTATTTCTCGTCAATGCTTGCTATCTGGTAAATATCCCATAAAATTATCAGAACCTTTTAATTTAAGTAAAGAAGAAAAAGAATTCATTCAAGCAATGAGTGAATTAGGATATAAGCAAAATACCATCCAGTATTCAAGAGGCTATAACCCAGAGGTTAGTCCTTTGACCAAGGCCTTATGCATTATAATTAATGATATAGATGATATTGTACACGGACAACAACAAGGCCGTCAAGGGATGTTAAGGGAGATTGATTTACTTGGAAAGAAAGGAAAATTACAATCCTTGATAAAAGAACTATTTGAAAATGGATTTTCGGTATATATTACTTCCGATCACGGGAACACGCCATGCACTGGTATTGGCGCCATGCGCGGCTTGGGTATAGAAGTAGAAACAAAATCAAAACGTATGCTTGTTCTAAAAGATTTTGCCAAACTTAATAAAACAGTACAAGAAAATACTATAGAATATCCTGGTTATTATCTTGATAAAAAATATAAATACTTAATTTGTAAAGATGGTATTTCATTTGACAATATAGATGACGAAGTAATGACACATGGCGGTATCTCTATAGATGAGGTAATAGTTCCTTTTATTAAGATAAGGTCGGTATAACATGTTAAAGTCTGTTGGTTTCCTACGCGCCGTTAGCAATGCATGGCTTGACAAAACAGTTGAGCTATATTTGACCGGACTTGATCCTGATAAAATCAGAGAAGAATTAACCAATCATATTTCTTTTGAACTCAAGGGAAAAGAAAGTATACGGAAAACCATTGATGTTTTAATGGCAACATGGATAAACATTAATACAGAAAATCAGCAAGCCAGAAAAACAGCAA is part of the Treponema primitia ZAS-1 genome and encodes:
- a CDS encoding PglZ domain-containing protein codes for the protein MFFTRLKEIFDKLYVPHVIFYDCYDFSKYCDYLVILESLGYNIVEYKNVEMFRIEYENIIKNSENKYAIIINNNIYVPYDIIKNCEIITLSLKLIFPYLNNAYLEKYKHDLDLISFAYKECYSDLSDEKETEKFITNIVFSDEMIYQYIIEILIKKLYEICQNAPSYFEWLKAGQIKAKIDYYGSKINTIIDTDFLLDPFYNYIMTGYGKLSLESNNAFPVILSKVLPFIAKNKFALIVMDGMSLFDFEILSRYFVEIQYEYFNSFALIPTMTSISRQCLLSGKYPIKLSEPFNLSKEEKEFIQAMSELGYKQNTIQYSRGYNPEVSPLTKALCIIINDIDDIVHGQQQGRQGMLREIDLLGKKGKLQSLIKELFENGFSVYITSDHGNTPCTGIGAMRGLGIEVETKSKRMLVLKDFAKLNKTVQENTIEYPGYYLDKKYKYLICKDGISFDNIDDEVMTHGGISIDEVIVPFIKIRSV